The following proteins are encoded in a genomic region of Neospora caninum Liverpool complete genome, chromosome XI:
- a CDS encoding putative RNA recognition motif 2 domain-containing protein — protein sequence MGGSVESDPRPHDELRRHLMAQLEYLRSARGRVSQRNVELLQGTECLRAQLRHMRRQREIMDRQRVHMEQQLLYMEEQHTTIQQQRAHLGTLQGLIWQRQRDLEQWEQMKLQGDTVSTKQAEHCDANLNDKSSGQASVSYDTMVSTNASSMTSHDELARRVSGLFRRLSDSELSSGEDMKRECNVIDEDSGCNSPSVDKALYSFRDAVRTQMMEHIDQADEQSVTASSCSSKSSELSQPCNRHGEAGDICPAAPSLLDASVTGSGKSPSTTSPRTITNPCTHVVLNSRDAALLSTNIVVSVLKASGVQVFGTADEVEGMEIEQVDQVPIGAENRAVTVSSTASCSGHRLGYVSPGRPRDAVGKAEQDVFHGRTLLSVTENSVEGFSTPSTPIRSDDHPGLAAVRSIYGTDAGCELTQHQGSNTGSGSRSSEEKTAELPHPFSTEHASLVALEAMRSPNADTVCSTVGSWTTGATTAVQGDDPYSGGLPLSRCDSMQSVPPSRVSVLPPMRYMSISEDPSWTGPKTESSIDGIQGWPPVTSRQELSPEYVGESGFCGSRSFESAGLAARDSALFSGATLPGVAGAGEDGPQNLASPKDTTDRSPSTTSRPDNEGGDPREKKKAPSCRSSWRPDQGGPGMHGGWSAKRKALQRAGVTGSKQNNAGEADDWSDSETDGLTTVMLRNIPNKYNRKQVMDEVDIKFKGKYDFFYLPIDFLHGCNVGYCFINFVDAATCQEFKKDFEGKRLNLFRSKKICTVTYGRVQGLRAILNHYFNSAVVQAQDASWRPLVLKDGVELPWSELSTAFPDIFESGDRLKSSSGDGGASDVQGTSGAGRTGGRTLPSGRRRGSKLGVTIEAQRKEMRNLFRGGQHSGHARSTKGGRPSDRAAWRHRHT from the exons ATGGGAGGTTCAGTCGAAAGCGATCCGCGACCACACGATGAGTTGCGTAGGCATTTGATGGCGCAACTGGAGTATTTGCGTAGCGCCCGAGGACGTGTGTCTCAACGAAACGTCGAGCTACTTCAGGGAACAGAATGCCTACGTGCACAATTGAGGCACATGCGTAGACAACGGGAGATTATGGATCGACAGCGTGTTCATATGGAACAGCAGCTCCTGTATATGGAGGAGCAGCACACAACAATCCAGCAACAGCGAGCCCATCTTGGAACACTCCAAGGTTTAATttggcagagacagcgagatcTTGAGCAGTGGGAACAGATGAAGCTTCAGGGGGATACTGTATCGACGAAGCAAGCAGAACACTGTGATGCCAATCTCAACGACAAATCGTCGGGACAGGCGTCTGTATCGTATGACACAATGGTCTCTACAAACGCCTCGAGCATGACGTCGCATGACGAGCTCGCCCGTCGCGTCAGTGGACTTTTCCGACGTCTCTCCGACTCTGAACTTTCTTCGGGAGAGGATATGAAGCGCGAGTGTAACGTGATCGACGAAGATAGCGGATGCAACAGCCCCAGCGTGGACAAAGCACTGTACAGCTTCCGTGATGCAGTG AGAACTCAGATGATGGAACACATTGATCAGGCTGATGAGCAGTCTGTAACTGCTTCGTCGTGCAGTTCGAAGTCTTCAGAGCTGTCTCAGCCGTGCAATAGACACGGTGAGGCTGGAGATATTTGTCCGGCCGCGCCCTCATTGCTAGACGCGTCGGTAACTGGAAGCGGAAAATCGCCGTCCACGACTAGCCCACGGACAATCACTAACCCGTGCACACACGTTGTGTTGAACAGCCGCGATGCTGCGCTGCTTTCGACAAATATTGTCGTGTCTGTCCTCAAAGCCTCAGGAGTTCAAGTATTCGGGACGGCAGATGAAGTTGAAGGCATGGAAATAGAACAAGTGGACCAGGTGCCGATTGGAGCGGAGAACAGGGCGGTAACTGTGAGTTCCACGGCTTCTTGTTCGGGTCATCGGTTGGGATATGTGTCACCGGGACGGCCACGCGATGCAGTAGGGAAAGCGGAACAGGATGTATTCCATGGCAGAACCCTTCTCTCGGTCACGGAAAATTCAGTGGAAGGCTTCAGCACACCGTCAACGCCAATTCGATCAGATGATCACCCAGGTCTCGCAGCAGTTCGTTCTATATACGGCACAGATGCAGGGTGTGAGCTGACTCAACACCAAGGTTCAAACACGGGGAGTGGAAGCCGAAGctcagaggaaaagacggcggAGCTTCCTCACCCTTTTTCGACAGAACATGCATCTTTAGTCGCCTTAGAGGCCATGCGTTCACCGAACGCCGATACAGTTTGTTCCACAGTTGGGTCTTGGACGACAGGCGCGACGACGGCGGTTCAGGGTGACGATCCCTATTCAGGCGGTCTGCCGCTGTCCCGCTGTGACTCAATGCAGAGCGTCCCACCGTCTCGTGTGTCCGTCTTGCCTCCTATGAGGTATATGTCGATTTCTGAGGATCCCTCTTGGACGGGgccgaagacagagagcagcATTGATGGAATTCAAGGATGGCCACCGGTAACCAGTAGACAAGAATTGAGTCCGGAATATGTTGGTGAATCGGGATTTTGTGGTTCCCGGAGCTTTGAGAGTGCCGGATTGGCTGCAAGGGATTCTGCACTTTTTTCGGGCGCTACTCTGCCGGGCGTCGCAGGCGCAGGAGAGGACGGTCCACAGAACCTTGCGTCCCCAAAGGATACTACTGACCGCAGCCCATCCACGACGAGTCGGCCAGATAACGAGGGAGGTgacccgagagaaaagaaaaaagctCCCAGCTGTCGAAGCTCGTGGCGCCCGGATCAGGGAGGACCGGGAATGCATGGTGGATGGagcgcgaaacggaaggctTTGCAGAGGGCAGGTGTTACTGGGTCCAAACAAAATAAtgcgggagaggcagacgattggagcgacagcgagactGACGGTTTGACAACGGTTATGCTCCGGAATATCCCGAATAAGTACAACCGCAAACAGGTGATGGATGAGGTCGATATCAAATTCAAGGGTAAATATGATTTCTTTTACCTACCGATTGATTTTCTTCATGGATGTAATGTCGGCTACTGCTTCATTAATTTTGTCGACGCGGCCACGTGCCAGGAATTCAAGAAGGACTTTGAGGGGAAGCGGCTCAACCTTTTCCGGTCTAAGAAGATCTGCACG GTCACATACGGCCGGGTGCAGGGGTTGCGAGCGATTTTGAACCATTACTTCAACTCGGCAGTGGTCCAAGCTCAAGATGCGTCGTGGCGACCTCTTGTCCTCAAAGATGGTGTTGAACTTCCGTGGTCGGAACTTAGTACAGCGTTTCCGGACATTTTTGAGAGCGGAGACCGTTTGAAGTCTTCCAGTGGTGATGGCGGAGCGTCTGATGTACAAGGTACTTCGGGGGCTGGCCGAACAGGAGGGCGAACCCTTCCAtccgggagacgaaggggaagTAAACTGGGCGTCACAAtcgaggcgcagaggaaggaaatgCGCAACCTTTTCAGGGGTGGCCAGCATAGTGGCCACGCGAGATCCACGAAGGGCGGAAGACCTTCAGACCGTGCTGCTTGGCGGCATAGGCATACGTGA